The genomic region TTATGGACCGGTTCCTGTGAGCTCTGTCACCAGTGGAGCAAAAAGCTGTTGGGATGCTCCAACACTCTCAGAAAGACGATGGAAGCCACCTTGGAGATTGGCAGGGAAGACTTTCCACCTGGACTTGGACCAGCATGAGAAGAGGAAGCACCAGAAGAGCCATGCTGTCTGCAGACCTGCCATGCAGACTAATCCAGACCCTTCTCAACTCTGGCAGCACTATAATTCTTACCCAGCCTGTGATTCTGGCCCAAGCCACTAAGCCGGTAAGGAATGAAGGAACTGAGACCTCCTCCTACCATAGGTCCTCTTTGGTGACCGGGAGACATCTCAAGCCTCCACTGGTTTTACCTTCTTCAAGCGCTTCTTTGGACAGCAACCTCAACAGAGACACCAAACTTTATCACATGAATTTGCCAAGGAAATGGGTTCAGCTTTTGCTTTTACCCCCACAGATCCCACAGAGCATACCTTGGTATTGTGAGGAGCCAAGCTCACTCAGGCCCAAAACCAAGTCCTGAGAAAGTTGTTGGACCAGTTTGCAGATGTGTTCTCCTCCACCCCTGGACTGATGCACCTTGTCCACCATGAAATTCCAAGCTCAAGACCGCTTTTTAGCATGCCAGGAGCCACTATCAGTACCAGGTTTTTCCCCTGGGCCTGCATGTGGCTCCAGCCACATTTCAGAGACCTGAGGACATCATTTTGAGACCCCACTGGCAGTAGGGGGATGCCTATATTGACAAAGTAATAGTTCACTTCACCACCTGGTCGGATCACCTGTACCACCTTGGGCAGGTCCTAAGGGAGTTCCAGAAGGCCAGACTGACAGCTACCAAATTCCAGTATGATCTGGGGCTGACCGAAGCACAGTACCTGACGTATAGCATCAGCCAGAACCTGCTTGAAGCTGCAGGAGAAAAAGTGGAAACAGTCAAAGAGTATCCACTTCCCAAAACCGAGAAACAGGTACATGCCAGGGAGAGTGTCATAGCATACAGCACACACCCTGAAGTAAACAAGTTAATTTGACAGTAAACTGACAAAGGTTTCCTTCTGCTTTCCAGAGATTGCCGCCTCTGTACCTGCCCCCCCCCCTTAGCACTTTTTTACTACCCCGGCCTGTGTTTAGCCCTTCTTTGTCACAAGTTGctacagtgtatgtatgtagtagATGATGTGCAATAATTCTACACTTAATTGTACTATGATATTTAGTTTCTGGATCTAATGGAtgttaataatcataataacaaTAGTCCTGGACTTTAAAAGAGGCTCAACAGGACTCTCTTAATAACTCAACACTGCAAACAAGACACAATtttcaaaacacacatacagaaaggATAACAGACTTGTGTGTAATTGTCCTGGGTAGCTCTCCTCCAGTAATATTAGACTTTCTTTTTAACTCCCATGTGACATTTTGTTATTAGTGTATTTATCAAACTGTTTGTTTTGGCATGTCAGAGAGTTGCCAAGAAACAGGAAACATTACAGATTATAAAAGTTGAACAGGCCATGACAGTGGCACAACAAGTTGCTGAGGAAGCCAAATAACAGAAGCCCACTTCTTTAAAGGTGGGGTCAAGCAGGAAAATATATGTAACTAGTAGATGTATCTGATAATTCTACAGCTgtttacagaaaataatgatttaaacTTTACTGCTTCAAGAATGAAAATGTCATTAAGCTGTTTGTTTTCTACAGGCTTGTCGGTGGCGATGGAAAACGGTTCATACAGATATGAAATTCTCAAGATCGAAGGATTGCGGGTCACACGTTACTCGGCTTATCCGGTGTTCGTTCTTCTTTTCTTGATCTATGTGTTCATTATGGTATCTAATCTTGGCATTGTCATGATGATAGCAATGGAGAAAGCTCTTCACAAACCAATGTACCTTCTTTTCTGTAACCTCCATGTGAGTGATGCGCTCAGTGCCACTGTTGTACTGCCTGGTTTACTCAAAGACATTCTGGTTGAATCTGAAAGGTATATCAGCTACGTCGCTTGTGCACTTCAAGCCTTTGGGGTTCACTCTTTGGGCACAAGCGCACACACTATATTAATAATCATGGCTTTCGACAGGTACGTGGCCATATGTAACCCGTTAAGATACCACACTATAATGACTAACAAAATGGTTGTAATGTTATCTGTAATTGCGTGGCTAATTGCTACTATTCCAGTTGGGGCCGCATTGGCCATGACTATAAGGCTCTCTCAATGTACTTCAGTAATCTCAAATCCCTACTGTGACAATGCTTCTCTGTTTAAACTGTCATGTGAGAATCTGTTACTAAATCAGGTCTATGGCTTGCTTTCAGCCGTCATGCTTTGGAGTCTGTCAATATCATGTATCAGCATTACTTATCTAAAGATTGCATACGTTTGTTTTAAAAATCGAAGCAGCACACTGAAGAGCAAGGCTATAAAAACATGCAGCACCCATCTGATTGTGTATCTCATTTTCCTGGGATGTGGCTCCACTGTAATTATTTTGCACCGCTTTGCAGCTTATGAGGAATTCCGATATCTGGCCAGTATCTTATTTCATATTGTTCCTAGAAGCCTCAACCCTGTCATATACGGCCTTCAGAACAAAGAAATACGACAGGGGCTCAAGCAGATTGTCCAGAGGAAGAAAGTGATTCCAAGATGATTTTCTTATTTAGTAAACATAGGAAGTACAGAATATatgtatttctatatatttatatgaatgcaGTGTTTGAAAAATGTAAGTAATGCCTGAAGCAATAATGCCATGTTATACTAGAAAAATATATAGCAAGGATAAAtttatacactgttatacattgtcaccatgagatatatatataactatgttatttattattattatatcaatgTGCAAGCAGCCAACTGAATGGTGAAATTTAGGCCATTCTATATTactgaattaatttatttgtaaatatgacTGAAAGAGTCAGTGCCTCACCAGCCACCAACCTCACTGCATGAAGTATTAACTTGTCTGctatttttattcagattttcaCTAGATATATATACTGTCTGTGAAGATGTTttcttacaaaaaaatatattactgtGCAACAGTTAAAGAAATCAGTGTAAAGCAGAAAAAACCTAATTAAatggtttctttaaaaaaaatactataaagAGCAGTAAACAGCATTAAGACAATATTTACTATGAAAAGCTTtagtctttttgtttttttttttctcaggtatcatttttttcttcttatgaAAAGTGGTCTATTGTGTACCTTCATTACTAACATCTGGACACCTCTGTGTTTTTATCAGTTTTGAAATCAGTTTTTTACTGATCCAATCCTGCGGAAGACAAAAGACTATCATGTAAAgccaaatttatatataaaaaaaaatcattaatatgCCTAGTAACTGAAATGCATTTGAAAGTAAATGATTAGTAAATGATTACCAACAATCTCTAAAATGTATAATTCTATGCAGCAAATttaacacaatatacacactataAATCTGACCGTTTAATCAATATAGTACAAGGTTACTATAGATATTTGCAGAGAAAATACTTGGACatcctgctgctttttttttttacagcaaatgttttaataaacctGAAACAATTAGAAGAATTTGATCTggaattgtgtttatttgtttaaatatagTGTTAGATGAATTTTTAATATCAGGATGCACTGTAACAGTTGATACCTAAGTGAAGTCTGGTGTCATATGGAagtggaaataataataataataataataataataataataataagaagaagaagaagaagaagaagaagaagaagaagaagaagaaacaaacaaatagtaataaataaataaataaataataaaataaataaacaaacaaataaataaataaatgtaacaggCAATACATGTAACAGGTATACACTTACTAACCACTTTACTAGGAACACTAAATACACTTAAtagtgacatttttaaaaaacgtTAAAACATCTCAGGTTGAAAGtctttacatacactatattgccaaaagtattcgctcacccatccaaataatcagaatcaggtgttccaatcacttccatggccacaggtgtataaaatcaagcacctaggcatgcagactgtttttacaaacatttgtgaaagaatgggtcgctctcaggagctcagtgaattccagcgtggaactgtgataggatgccacctgtgcaacaaatccagtcgtgaaatttcctcgctcctaaatattccacagtcaactgtcagctgtattataagaacgtggaagtgtttgggaacgacagcaactcagccacgaagtggtaggccacgtaaactgacggagcggggtcagcggatgctgaggcgcatagtgcgaagagatcgccaactttctgcagagtcaatcgctacagacctccaaacttcatgtggccttcagattagctcaagaacagtgcgcagagagcttcatggaatgggtttccatggccaagcagctgcatccaagccatacatcaccaagtgcaatgcaaagcgtcggatgcagtggtgtaaagcacgccgccactggactctagagcagtggagacgcgttctctggagtgacgaatcgcgcttctccatctggcaatctgatggaccaGTCttggtttggcagttgccagttgaacggtacttgtctgactgcattgtgccaagtgtaaagtttggtggaggggggattatggtgtggggttgtttttcaggagctgggcttggccccttagttccagtgaaaggaacactgaatgcttcagcataccaagacattttggacaattccatgctcccaactttgtgggaacagtttggagctggccccttcctcttccaacatgactgtgcaccagtgaccaaagcaaggtctataaagacatggatgacagagtctggtgtggatgaacttgactggcctgcacagagtcctgacctcaacccgatagaacacctttgggatgaattagagcggagactgagagccaggccttctcgtccaacatcagtgtgtgacctcacaaatgcgcttctggaagaatggtcaaaaattcccataaacacactcctaaaccttgtggacagccttcccagaagagttgaagctgttatagctgcaaagggcggaccgacgtcatattgaaccctatggattaggaatgggatgtcacttaagttcatatgcgagtcaaggcaggtgagcgaatacttttggcaatatagtgtatattgtgtaatttattgtgaaTGTGGCAATAGTCAGTGGAAACCGAAATAATCAACTCACTGAAGGGTGGATTCCAAATCACATCAAAAATCAAAGTGACATATTTATATAACAGGCTGATCTAACTTGCATGCATCTCTGGGCATGCTCCTGATGTGCTGGCAGATGATGTCCTGGAAATTCCCCTCCCAGACCTGGATCAGCTCCTGGGCCATCTGTAGTGCTACTTCAGATGTTTTGATATGTgccattccagaggttttcaactAGATTCAGATCTGGGGAATATGAGGGCCAGTCAATAACATCAATGCCTTTGTTATGCAGAAACTGCCTACACACTCTCACCACATGAGGCTGGGCATTGTCTGAACCAGGAGAAACCCTGGCCCCACTGCACCAATGTAAGGTCTGACAATGGCTCTGAGCATTTCATCACGGTATCTAACAGCAGTAAGAGTACCAGTGGCTAGCATGTGGAGGTCTGTGCGTCCTTCCAAAGATATTCCTCCCCAGTCtatcactgacccaccaccaaactTGTCATGCTGGATGATGTTACAAGCAGCATAATGTTTCCCACGACATCTCCAGACTCGTTCATGCCTGTCACATAGGATCAGTGTGAACATGCTCTCATCTGTGAAGAGAATGGGGCACCTGCCAAGTCTGGTGTTCTCTGGTAAATGCAAATCATGCAGCACATGGCTGGGCTATGAGCACAGGTCGCATTAGATGATGTCAGGCCCTCATGACATACTCATGGAGTCCTTCCTAGCACAAAAGAGCAGATACCGGTCCTGTTGCTGGGTTGTTGCCTTTCTACTGCCTTGTCCTGCTCTCTTCAAGAGACACACCAAACCTCCTAGTGATTGCTTACGtggatgtgccatcctggaaGAATTGGACTACCTGTGCAACCTGATGGGGTTAAAGGTACTGCCTCATGCTACAGGTAGTGACAAAGTTTTGACCCTAGCAAAACACAAAACTAGAGACAAATCAGACAGGAAGTATAAATTGAAAGCAATTGTCTATGGCTACCACCTGAAAAATGGGTGTGATTGTCCTCTCAAGTGCTCCTATTGTCACTTTCATTGACACCAAAAAAGAATACACTGATTCACAATCATTTGTGCTTCCTAACCAAATGGATTGATATCCCTGAATTGTAACTGACATGCTGTTATAGTGTGATTATTAAGTGTTTCCTTCATTTTTGTGAGCAGTGTGGATTGTGACGATGGACAATGGAACACACTGGTGGCCACATGCAGCTTAAACACACTGCTTGCACGACTACCACCCTGGTGTTGAAAGGACAGCACTACTTTAGCACCCCTGTTGTGGAAAGCAGAAGAACAAATGTGATGGACCGGTTCCTGTGAGCTCTGCCACCAGAGGAGCAAAAAGCTGTTGGGATGCTCCAacactctcagagagatgacaGAGACCCTCGAGTGTGCCTTGGCCACTTTGGAAATTGGCAGGGAAGACAGACAAGAGAACCAGCCTGGACCATGCTGGGCTTAAACCTTCCATCACCTGGACATGGACCACCATGGGAAGAGGAAGCACCACAAGAGACACCCTACCTGTGGACCCACCATGGATGAGCCCATGCAGACCAAGCCAGACCCTTCTCAACTCTGGCAGCACTATAATTCTGGCCTGACCTCTGATTGTGGCCCAAGCCAATAAGTTGGTGGGGACATTGTCTACCACCACCAGACAGACACACTCGTTGAGGGGTTCAATCAGACACTGAAGCAGATGCTCCGGTGGGTGGTAGAGTAAGGAAGGAACCGGGACCTCCTCCTGCCCTACGTCCTCTTACTGACTGGGAGACACTTCAAACCTCCAGTGGTTTTACCTTCTTCAAGCTCTTCTTCACCTGGCAACCTCAACAGACACACCCAACTTTATATCATCAATTTGCTAACGAAATGGGCTGAGCTGGTGTCTGTGTTTGCTGTTACTCCCACAGATCCCATGGAGCATCCCATGTGAGGAACCTGCCACGGCATGATACCAAGAACTTCCTTTAGGCCTGCATGGGGCTCCAACCACATTTCAGAGACTTGTGGACATCGTTTTGTGACCCCACTGGCAATATGCAGCTGCCTACATTAACGGAGTAGTAGTTCACTTCACCACCTGGTCAGACCACCTGTACCACCTTGGGGAGGTCCTAAGAGAGCTCCAGAAGGCCGGGCTGATGGCTAACAAATTCAAGCATCATCTGGGCCTGACAGAGTATCATCTGATGATGACCGACCCAGTATCTAAACTATAGCATCAGCCGGGAGCTGCTTGAAGCTACAGGAGAAAAAATTGGAAACAGTCGAAGTATCCACTTCCCTTGACCGAGAAACAAATACGTGCCAGGGAGAGTGTCAAAGCATACAGCACACACCCTGAGGTAAGCAAGTTAATTTGACAGTAAACTGACGAATGCTTCCCTCTGCTTTCCAGAGCTCGTCGCCTCTGAACCTCGACTTTTTTCACCTCACCCCACCATAAGAACCTTAAATAAAAGAGCCAGTTTTCAGTAACCCAGCCTCCTGTGTGTTCAGCCCTTCTTTGTCACAAATTGCTACTGCGTATGTATGTAGTAGATGATGTGCAATAATTCTACACTTAAATGTACTATGATATTTAGTTTCTGGATCTACTGGCtgttaataatcataataacaataatcctGGACTTTAAAAGAGGCTCAACAGGACTCTCTTAATAACTCAACACTACAAACAAGACACAATtttcaaaacacacatacagaaacagaCTTGGGGTTTAGGGCAATAACAGACTTGTGTGTAATTGTCCTGGGTAGCTCTCCTCCAGTAATATTAGACTTTCTTTTTAACGCCCACGTGACACTTTTTTATTAGTGTATTTATCAGACTGTTTGTTTTGGCATGTCAGAGAGTTgccaggaaacaggaaacattACAGATTATAAAAGTTGAACAGGCCATGACAGTGGCACAGCAAGTTACTGAGGAAGCCAAATAACAGAAGCCTACTTTTTTTAAAGGTGGGGTCAAGCAGGAAAATATATGTAACAGACATCTCCCATCATCTGATAATTCTACAGCTgtttacagaaaataatgatGTAAACTTTACTGCTAAAGGTGAAACTGAGAAACTGATCAAGAATGAAAATGTCATTAAGCTGTTTGTTTTCTACAGGCTTGTAGGCGACGATGGAAAACGGTTCATACAGATATGAAATTCTCAAGATCGAAGGATTGCGGGTCACACGTTACTCGGCTTATCCGGTGTTCGTTCTTCTTTTCTTGATCTATGTGTTCATTATGGTATCTAATCTTGGCATTGTCATGATGATAGCAATGGAGAAAGCTCTTCACAAACCAATGTACCTTCTTTTCTGTAACCTCCCTGTGAGTGATGCGCTCAGTGCCACTGTTGTACTGCCTGGTTTACTCAAAGACATTCTGGTTGAATCTGAAAGGTATATCAGCTACGTCGCTTGTGCACTTCAAGCCTTTGGGGTTCATTCGTTGAGTACAAGCGCACACACTATATTAATAATCATGGCTTTCGACAGGTACGTGGCCATATGTAACCCGTTAAGATACCACACTATAATGACTAACAAAATGGTTGTAAAGTTGTCTGTAATTGCGTGGCTAATTGCTACCATTCCAGTAGGGGCTGTATTGGCCCTGTCTATTAGGCTCTCTCAATGTACTTCAGTAATCTCAAATCCCTACTGTGACAATCCTTCTCTGTTTAAACTGTCATGTGAGAATCTGTTACTAAATCAGGTCTTTGGCTTGCTTTCTGCCGTCATGCTTTGGAGTCTGTCAATATCATGTATCAGCATTACTTATCTAAAGATTGCATACGTTTGTTTTAAAAATCGAAGCAGCACACTGAAGAGCAAGGCTATAAAAACATGCAGCACCCATCTGATTGTGTATCTCATTTTCCTGGGATGTGGCTCCACTGTAATTATTTTGCACCGCTTTGCAGCTTATGAGGAACTCCGAAATCTGGCCAGTATCTTATTTCATATTGTTCCTACAAGCCTCAACCCTGTCATATACGGCCTTCAGACCAAAGAAATACGACAGGGGCTCCAGCAGATTGTCCAGAGGAGGAAAATGATTCCAGGATGATTGTTATTTAGTAAACATaggaaatataaaatgtgtgcaTCTCTGTACTATATAAATGcagtgttaaaaaacaaaaatgaaaggaaTGCAAGCAGCATGCAGTGATGGActgatatatattattattattaataataataataataataataataataataataataataataattattattattattattattattaaaatcctcatattttatatatgtattgttCTAAAACATTATGTTCCTTGATAAAGTGACATTAAGTATTACCTTGTCTATTacttttattcagatttttagATTTTCATTCGATATACCATCTTTAAATATCCGTAACATTTCCTTTTTCTAGCAAAAATATTTAGTATGAaaagcttttgtgtgtgtgtgtcttattaaGTATATATAAAGCTTTCAATAATATTGTAGGTAGCTGCTATAATCCAAGTCTTAATTTTTTTGTCCCTCAATATTATGCTTTCTCATTGTATTCCAGCAATCTTAAACCCCTACTGTGACAATCCTTCTCTGTTTAAACTGTCTTGTGTCTGTTACCCAATCAGATCCTTTaactttctatttatttatttatttttattttttttactcctgtCATGCTTTGGATTATCTCTGTATCATGCAGATGTTTTGCACTGTCGATTGATCAGAAACTTCAAATTCTGGTCAGCATGTTCATTTTTGTTACCCTGCAAGCCTCAACCCTGTCATATACAGCCTTTCGACCAAGGCGGTCTTTGtttgaaatgtaaatgcagtgTTACACAGAGAAACCAGCCTGATgcataggaaaaaaaacatagatgtaaaatatatatctaaGAGACAATATTTTATCATGATACAAGTTTAAGGGAAAGTATTATTTTTCACCATTATTACATACTCTTATATTTACTGTTTATCTATATTTAATCtaatcaaattattatttttttttttatctttaacatCATCTCTGATATTTGTCATAATGTGTTTTATGGTGAATTTCAAACGGATCTTTCGTTTGAGTTTTAATGCCTTTGTCTACAAAAGCCGGTGACTGAGGAACTGCAGGGTGTCGGTGTGTGAAGt from Hemibagrus wyckioides isolate EC202008001 linkage group LG18, SWU_Hwy_1.0, whole genome shotgun sequence harbors:
- the LOC131369324 gene encoding olfactory receptor 12D3-like, translated to MENGSYRYEILKIEGLRVTRYSAYPVFVLLFLIYVFIMVSNLGIVMMIAMEKALHKPMYLLFCNLHVSDALSATVVLPGLLKDILVESERYISYVACALQAFGVHSLGTSAHTILIIMAFDRYVAICNPLRYHTIMTNKMVVMLSVIAWLIATIPVGAALAMTIRLSQCTSVISNPYCDNASLFKLSCENLLLNQVYGLLSAVMLWSLSISCISITYLKIAYVCFKNRSSTLKSKAIKTCSTHLIVYLIFLGCGSTVIILHRFAAYEEFRYLASILFHIVPRSLNPVIYGLQNKEIRQGLKQIVQRKKVIPR
- the LOC131369321 gene encoding olfactory receptor 52N5-like, with protein sequence MENGSYRYEILKIEGLRVTRYSAYPVFVLLFLIYVFIMVSNLGIVMMIAMEKALHKPMYLLFCNLPVSDALSATVVLPGLLKDILVESERYISYVACALQAFGVHSLSTSAHTILIIMAFDRYVAICNPLRYHTIMTNKMVVKLSVIAWLIATIPVGAVLALSIRLSQCTSVISNPYCDNPSLFKLSCENLLLNQVFGLLSAVMLWSLSISCISITYLKIAYVCFKNRSSTLKSKAIKTCSTHLIVYLIFLGCGSTVIILHRFAAYEELRNLASILFHIVPTSLNPVIYGLQTKEIRQGLQQIVQRRKMIPG